A section of the Desulfurispora thermophila DSM 16022 genome encodes:
- a CDS encoding 4Fe-4S binding protein produces MSQGLTVRPTLCIGCSTCVLTCSLHHTGEFNRQRAHIKIIIDEFNGCYQICLASTCRDCGLCAASCPTGALSRQAKQTAKGGEAAESGRGQ; encoded by the coding sequence ATGAGCCAGGGACTTACAGTCAGACCCACCCTGTGCATCGGCTGTTCCACATGTGTTTTAACCTGCTCCCTGCATCACACGGGCGAGTTCAACCGGCAGAGAGCCCACATTAAAATCATTATTGATGAGTTTAATGGTTGTTATCAGATCTGCCTTGCTTCCACCTGCCGTGACTGTGGCCTGTGCGCGGCCAGTTGCCCCACCGGAGCGCTCAGCCGGCAGGCCAAACAAACAGCGAAGGGCGGGGAGGCTGCTGAAAGCGGCCGCGGTCAATGA
- a CDS encoding AAA family ATPase has product MAPPKKIAIVGGPGTGKTTLVKQLDVEYSLAGYISDVCLEFARSYIVRYGVPSSIFEQFLLYEGQKQREEELSHCDIIFCDNATILNYVYGLISCNFKDPKEVYALMKLYEWAMKDLPGYEIFYVPREFALEKDGVRYQDEDFAVLLDQKIKNFLDIMNVPYVVVRGDLATRVKVVKEKIGFEIKRH; this is encoded by the coding sequence ATGGCACCCCCGAAAAAAATAGCTATTGTCGGCGGTCCGGGCACCGGCAAGACCACTTTGGTCAAGCAACTGGACGTTGAGTACAGCCTGGCTGGCTACATCTCGGATGTTTGTTTGGAATTCGCCCGCAGCTACATTGTGCGCTACGGCGTACCCAGCAGCATTTTTGAGCAATTCTTGCTCTACGAAGGGCAAAAGCAACGGGAAGAAGAGCTCTCCCATTGCGATATCATTTTCTGTGACAACGCCACCATATTAAACTATGTTTACGGCTTGATCAGTTGCAATTTCAAAGACCCCAAAGAGGTCTACGCCCTGATGAAGTTGTATGAATGGGCCATGAAGGACCTGCCCGGTTACGAAATTTTTTATGTGCCGCGCGAATTCGCCCTGGAAAAGGACGGCGTACGCTACCAGGATGAGGATTTCGCCGTGCTGCTGGATCAGAAGATTAAAAACTTCCTGGACATTATGAACGTGCCCTATGTGGTGGTCAGGGGCGACCTGGCCACCCGGGTGAAGGTGGTCAAGGAAAAGATCGGCTTTGAAATTAAACGGCACTAA
- a CDS encoding Crp/Fnr family transcriptional regulator — protein sequence MLIRQAGSTVHYPRNHIIFAAGDLADRIFLIESGYVKIYRLSTDGRRVTVGSIRSPGELMGLAETLLGTERTCFAGAITDVSLVIVRKNKFEELLAVQPVLAIKVAKLLGARMREAEAIIHEMVCWQAPGRLALMLLKMGERCGRESASGIKIGLQLTHEELANMVGTSRQTVTSLLNTFKQEKSIAYEGREIKILDPDKLAKWIM from the coding sequence ATGCTGATCCGGCAAGCCGGATCCACAGTGCATTACCCCAGGAATCACATCATTTTTGCTGCCGGTGACCTGGCGGACAGGATATTTTTAATCGAGAGCGGTTATGTGAAAATATACCGCCTGTCCACTGATGGGCGACGGGTGACGGTGGGCAGCATCCGCAGCCCGGGGGAACTGATGGGGTTGGCGGAGACGCTGCTGGGCACCGAGCGCACCTGTTTTGCCGGAGCGATCACCGATGTGTCGCTGGTGATCGTACGCAAAAACAAATTTGAGGAGCTTTTGGCCGTACAGCCCGTGCTGGCCATTAAAGTGGCCAAATTGCTGGGGGCGCGCATGCGCGAGGCGGAAGCCATTATTCACGAAATGGTCTGCTGGCAGGCACCCGGTCGTCTGGCCTTGATGCTGCTCAAAATGGGCGAGCGCTGCGGGCGGGAAAGCGCCAGCGGCATTAAAATCGGCCTGCAATTAACCCATGAAGAGCTGGCCAACATGGTAGGCACATCCCGCCAGACTGTCACTTCGCTGCTGAATACTTTCAAGCAGGAAAAAAGCATTGCTTACGAGGGGCGGGAAATCAAAATTCTCGATCCCGACAAACTGGCCAAATGGATAATGTGA
- a CDS encoding alpha-hydroxy-acid oxidizing protein, which produces MDIKEIRQLARERMKGYCAVCPVCNGKACAGQVPGMGGTGSGAAFQNNLSALARYRLNMRTIHSVTAPQTSCHILGLELATPVLAAPMTGVSYNMGGALTESQFISHIMAGAREAGSIGCCGDGGDPQFYDSGLAAIREQGGHGIAFIKPRSQEEIIKRLRLAEEAGARAVGIDIDGAGLVTMALFGQPVGPKTPDELRELVQSTSLPFIIKGIMTVDEARLAAEAGAAAIVVSNHGGRILDHTPGAAEVLPAIVEAVGHSITVLADGGVRSGVDVLKLLALGAKAVLVGRPLAVAAVGGGTEGVRLYLEKYTAELKQAMILTGCASLSDISPHVLA; this is translated from the coding sequence TTGGATATTAAAGAAATCAGGCAACTGGCCCGCGAGCGTATGAAAGGCTATTGCGCAGTCTGTCCGGTCTGCAATGGCAAGGCATGCGCCGGACAGGTACCGGGCATGGGTGGTACAGGCAGCGGCGCAGCTTTTCAGAACAACTTGAGCGCCCTGGCCAGATACAGATTAAATATGCGCACAATACACAGCGTCACCGCCCCGCAGACAAGCTGTCACATATTGGGTCTGGAACTGGCCACGCCGGTGCTGGCCGCACCCATGACCGGCGTTTCCTATAACATGGGTGGGGCCCTGACGGAAAGCCAGTTCATCAGCCATATCATGGCCGGAGCCAGAGAGGCCGGCAGCATAGGATGCTGTGGTGACGGCGGCGACCCGCAGTTTTACGATTCCGGCCTTGCCGCCATCCGGGAACAGGGTGGCCACGGCATAGCTTTTATCAAGCCGCGCTCCCAGGAGGAGATAATAAAGCGCCTCCGTCTGGCGGAAGAAGCCGGCGCGCGGGCCGTGGGCATTGATATCGACGGCGCCGGACTGGTAACCATGGCTCTTTTCGGTCAACCGGTGGGCCCCAAAACACCGGACGAACTTAGGGAACTGGTGCAAAGCACAAGTCTACCCTTCATCATCAAAGGAATTATGACAGTGGACGAAGCGCGGCTGGCTGCCGAGGCCGGTGCCGCTGCCATTGTGGTTTCCAACCACGGTGGTCGCATCCTGGACCACACCCCGGGAGCAGCCGAAGTCTTACCGGCCATAGTGGAAGCCGTGGGCCACAGCATCACTGTGCTGGCCGACGGCGGCGTGCGCAGCGGGGTGGATGTGTTAAAACTGCTGGCCCTGGGAGCAAAGGCCGTATTGGTGGGCAGACCGCTGGCCGTGGCTGCTGTAGGCGGCGGCACAGAGGGCGTGCGCCTTTATCTGGAAAAGTACACCGCAGAACTCAAGCAGGCCATGATTTTGACCGGATGTGCCAGCTTAAGCGACATCAGCCCGCACGTCCTGGCTTAA
- a CDS encoding DUF6941 family protein — protein MQPGLCLFLLCDHVALNHGKYNLQGVFYRVHAKSYPCRHACYVVLGWYGRQGQHLFTLRFWAPDQQHLLLEIKSYPFHFTDDRPYVYFPVRAELPLFGDGTYWFEVLLNDQQQGLFPLLVQTMLPGGSLLQ, from the coding sequence ATGCAGCCGGGGTTGTGCCTGTTTTTGCTCTGTGACCATGTTGCTTTGAACCATGGCAAATATAACCTGCAAGGGGTTTTTTACCGGGTGCACGCCAAAAGCTATCCCTGCCGCCATGCCTGCTACGTGGTGCTGGGTTGGTATGGTCGTCAGGGGCAGCACTTATTTACGCTGCGTTTTTGGGCTCCCGATCAGCAGCACCTATTATTGGAAATAAAATCCTATCCCTTTCATTTTACCGACGACCGGCCATATGTCTATTTCCCTGTCAGGGCTGAGCTGCCGTTGTTTGGTGATGGTACATACTGGTTTGAAGTATTGCTCAACGACCAGCAGCAGGGGCTTTTTCCTCTGCTGGTGCAAACTATGCTGCCGGGCGGTTCTTTGCTCCAATAG
- a CDS encoding NAD(P)H-dependent flavin oxidoreductase has product MKLPALKIGSLRPCLPIVQGGMALRVSTAPLAAAVAEAGGIGVIGATGMILEELREEIRQAKRLTTGIVGVNIMFAARNFAQMVKVALEEKIDVIFSGAGFSRDIFQWARQAGVPVVSIVSSARLAALAEKFGAAAVVAEGNEAGGHLGTDRSLWDILPEICRAVKIPVLAAGGIVDGAGLLRALRAGASGVQMATRFVLSKECPVADSFKQAYLQAEAEDVVVIPSPVGLPGRAIKNQFAGRLLAGESQRPTSCSGCLKSCTGQYCIMEALENSRCGRVEEGVVFAGQNVYQIKDILPVQTIVENLCYQARQGDQVKG; this is encoded by the coding sequence ATGAAGTTGCCCGCGCTCAAAATAGGTTCTTTGCGCCCCTGTCTGCCCATTGTGCAGGGAGGAATGGCCCTGCGCGTTTCCACCGCTCCTCTGGCCGCGGCGGTGGCTGAAGCTGGTGGTATAGGTGTGATTGGGGCTACCGGCATGATATTGGAGGAGCTGAGGGAGGAAATCCGCCAGGCCAAACGTCTGACCACCGGCATTGTGGGCGTGAACATCATGTTTGCCGCCAGGAACTTTGCGCAGATGGTCAAGGTGGCCCTGGAAGAGAAGATTGACGTAATTTTCAGCGGGGCGGGTTTTTCGCGGGATATTTTTCAATGGGCCAGACAGGCCGGGGTGCCGGTGGTTTCCATTGTTTCTTCTGCGCGTCTGGCCGCTTTGGCTGAAAAATTCGGGGCGGCGGCCGTGGTGGCCGAGGGCAACGAAGCGGGTGGCCATTTGGGGACAGACCGGTCCTTATGGGATATTTTGCCCGAGATTTGCCGGGCGGTGAAAATCCCCGTTCTGGCGGCGGGAGGCATAGTGGACGGGGCCGGTTTGTTACGTGCTTTGCGGGCGGGGGCCAGCGGTGTACAGATGGCTACGCGGTTTGTTTTGAGCAAGGAATGCCCGGTGGCTGATTCCTTCAAACAGGCTTACCTGCAGGCTGAAGCGGAAGATGTGGTGGTTATCCCCAGTCCGGTGGGCTTGCCCGGTCGGGCCATAAAAAACCAGTTTGCCGGTCGCCTGCTGGCGGGCGAAAGCCAGCGGCCGACCAGTTGCAGCGGATGTTTGAAATCCTGCACCGGCCAGTATTGCATTATGGAAGCGCTGGAGAATTCCCGCTGTGGACGGGTGGAAGAAGGAGTGGTCTTTGCCGGGCAGAATGTGTATCAAATTAAAGACATTTTACCCGTCCAAACTATTGTGGAAAACCTGTGTTATCAGGCCAGACAGGGCGATCAGGTCAAAGGATAA
- a CDS encoding efflux RND transporter permease subunit — protein sequence MKIADFSVQRPVAISMVIIALVLVGLVALPMLRVDLYPDMELPVALVTTSYEGAAPAEVEKLVTRPLESALATVNNVKEIVSYSQSGVSQVVIRFNWGTDMDQAALDMRDKVDLVRGVLPSEVKSPRVLKLDPNSFPILQYALTGPDIEEVKRVAEDIVKPRLERVSGVASVTVSGGKTREIKVVLDPARLESYGLTVSQVSQLLAAENISGSAGTTVRGSTDLAIRVVGEYKKARDLAGLPLNLPGGGTVRLGDIATIQDDFKKQTQLSYVNGRPSVALDVLKVSGSNTVQVAGRVKERVAQINKEMPPGIKLVMVMDLSKFISDSINNVTRHAVLGGLLAVVVLYLFLRSFRSTLVVALVIPISIIATFSMMYFGGQTINLLSLGGLALGLGSLVDFSVVVLESIYRYRQNGYGVIDAARQGTAEVGNAVFASALAQVVVFLPIVFVQGLAGILFGPLALTVSFSHLAALFAALTLVPMLASRLLRRVAPVDEEPASVPPPSSGRQRIIYWLHLPSWHFTRVFASLSRHYGRLLAWCLGHRKRVVLTALALLVGALALLPLVGMEFMPVMDQGEIQVTIELPPGSQLAETGRIASRVEDIVSDLPETETVFTRLGSGGSFAMLGGGNTDQAMLIVKLKPRVQRKLSTEQVVDLIRGKTARIAGAEITVKVNDTNGGRQGKPISIMVRGDDMETLRQLGAVLQSRVAAIEGTRNVTTNMEKAVPEINVTVDRQRAGLYGLSAGQVLAAVRTAFDGQVVSRLRTGEDEVDIRLMFPAQYRLDPNRLAGLMLNTPTGAKVAVGEVADISVQDAPQTIMRYNQSRLLNVEAEIAGRPLGDVNRDVQALMKGIKLPPGYTYEISGEAQEMQESFGNLFLALLLSVVLVYMVMAFLFESLFYPFVIMFSLPPTIVGVVVGLLLTGYHLSVVALIGLIMLVGIVVNNAIVLVDYINKLRRQGMERNQAIMQAGPVRLRPILMTTLSTVLALLPMAFGGGEGSEGRAPLAVVVAFGLTFSTLITLVLVPVVYTIFDDLGAGIRRRLGGTRAVEQTANTTA from the coding sequence TTGAAAATAGCCGACTTTTCCGTGCAGCGCCCCGTGGCCATTTCCATGGTGATTATTGCTTTGGTGCTGGTAGGCCTGGTGGCGCTGCCCATGCTGCGGGTGGATCTCTATCCCGATATGGAGCTGCCGGTGGCCCTGGTGACAACCAGCTATGAAGGTGCGGCACCGGCCGAGGTGGAAAAATTGGTTACCCGTCCGCTGGAGTCGGCACTGGCGACTGTGAACAATGTAAAGGAAATCGTTTCATATTCCCAGTCCGGGGTTTCCCAGGTGGTCATTCGCTTCAACTGGGGGACGGACATGGATCAGGCTGCCCTGGATATGCGGGACAAGGTGGACCTGGTGCGCGGTGTTCTGCCTTCCGAGGTCAAGTCTCCCCGGGTGCTCAAACTGGATCCCAACAGTTTCCCCATTCTACAGTACGCCCTTACCGGGCCCGACATTGAGGAAGTCAAGCGGGTAGCCGAGGATATTGTCAAGCCCCGCCTGGAGCGCGTATCGGGCGTGGCTTCGGTCACGGTAAGCGGTGGTAAAACGCGGGAAATCAAGGTGGTTCTGGACCCGGCCCGCCTGGAAAGCTATGGCCTGACCGTTAGCCAGGTCAGCCAGTTGCTGGCGGCGGAGAATATATCGGGCAGTGCCGGAACCACGGTGCGGGGCAGTACCGACCTGGCCATCCGGGTGGTGGGTGAGTACAAAAAGGCCAGGGACCTGGCCGGGCTGCCGCTCAATTTGCCCGGTGGCGGCACTGTGCGCCTGGGGGACATTGCCACCATCCAGGATGACTTCAAAAAACAGACCCAGCTCAGCTATGTGAATGGCCGTCCTTCCGTGGCCCTGGATGTACTTAAAGTGTCGGGCAGCAATACGGTGCAGGTGGCCGGCCGGGTGAAAGAACGGGTGGCCCAGATTAACAAGGAAATGCCGCCCGGCATCAAGCTGGTCATGGTCATGGACCTGTCCAAATTCATCAGCGACTCCATCAACAACGTTACCCGGCACGCAGTTTTGGGTGGTTTGCTGGCCGTGGTAGTGCTGTATCTTTTTTTGCGCAGTTTTCGCAGCACGCTGGTGGTGGCGCTGGTTATCCCCATTTCTATCATTGCCACCTTCAGTATGATGTATTTCGGCGGCCAGACCATCAATTTGCTCTCCCTGGGTGGCCTGGCGCTGGGCCTGGGCTCGCTGGTGGACTTCTCCGTGGTGGTGTTGGAGAGTATATATCGTTACCGGCAAAACGGTTATGGGGTGATTGATGCGGCCCGGCAGGGCACGGCCGAAGTGGGCAATGCCGTGTTTGCTTCGGCGCTGGCCCAGGTGGTGGTATTTTTGCCCATTGTCTTTGTCCAGGGGTTGGCCGGAATTTTGTTCGGCCCGCTGGCCCTGACAGTGAGCTTTTCCCACCTGGCGGCGCTGTTTGCTGCCTTGACTCTGGTGCCCATGTTGGCCTCCCGCCTGCTGCGCCGGGTGGCGCCGGTTGACGAAGAACCGGCTTCTGTTCCTCCGCCGTCGTCCGGCCGGCAACGGATTATCTACTGGCTACACCTGCCCTCCTGGCATTTCACCCGTGTTTTTGCCAGTTTATCCCGCCACTACGGTCGCCTGTTGGCCTGGTGTTTGGGACACCGCAAGCGGGTAGTGCTGACGGCATTAGCTTTGCTGGTGGGGGCGCTGGCCCTGTTGCCGCTGGTGGGCATGGAGTTCATGCCCGTCATGGATCAGGGCGAAATACAAGTTACTATAGAATTGCCGCCCGGATCACAACTGGCGGAAACCGGGCGCATAGCCAGCCGGGTGGAGGATATTGTGAGCGACCTGCCGGAAACCGAAACGGTATTCACCCGTTTGGGCAGCGGTGGCAGTTTTGCCATGCTGGGCGGGGGCAACACCGACCAGGCTATGTTGATAGTGAAATTAAAGCCCCGCGTACAGCGGAAGCTGAGCACGGAGCAGGTAGTGGATTTGATAAGAGGCAAAACTGCGCGCATTGCCGGGGCGGAGATTACCGTAAAAGTGAATGATACCAATGGCGGGCGTCAGGGCAAACCCATCAGCATCATGGTGCGGGGCGACGATATGGAAACGTTGCGCCAGCTGGGCGCTGTTCTGCAGAGCCGGGTAGCGGCCATTGAGGGCACGCGAAATGTGACCACCAATATGGAAAAGGCCGTGCCGGAAATAAACGTAACTGTAGACCGCCAGCGGGCCGGATTGTACGGACTGTCTGCCGGACAGGTGCTGGCGGCGGTGCGTACAGCGTTTGATGGTCAGGTGGTTTCCCGCCTGCGCACGGGTGAGGATGAAGTGGACATCCGCCTGATGTTTCCGGCTCAGTATCGCCTTGACCCCAATCGCCTGGCCGGGCTGATGCTCAATACGCCCACCGGTGCCAAAGTGGCGGTGGGGGAGGTGGCCGACATCTCGGTACAGGACGCGCCCCAGACCATCATGCGCTACAACCAGTCCCGCCTTTTAAACGTGGAGGCCGAGATTGCCGGCCGGCCTCTGGGTGATGTCAACCGCGATGTGCAGGCGCTGATGAAAGGAATTAAACTGCCGCCCGGTTATACCTATGAGATCAGCGGGGAAGCCCAGGAGATGCAGGAATCATTTGGTAATCTATTCCTGGCCCTGCTCTTATCCGTAGTGCTGGTCTATATGGTGATGGCCTTTTTGTTTGAGTCGCTTTTCTATCCCTTTGTGATTATGTTTTCCTTGCCACCGACCATTGTGGGGGTGGTGGTGGGCCTGCTGCTCACCGGGTACCATTTGAGCGTGGTGGCACTGATTGGCTTAATCATGCTGGTTGGTATTGTGGTTAACAATGCCATTGTGCTGGTGGATTATATTAACAAGCTGCGCCGGCAGGGAATGGAGCGCAACCAGGCCATAATGCAGGCCGGTCCGGTGCGCCTGAGGCCCATATTGATGACCACACTGTCCACCGTGCTGGCTCTCTTACCCATGGCCTTTGGTGGCGGCGAGGGCTCGGAGGGGCGGGCCCCCCTGGCCGTGGTGGTGGCCTTCGGTTTGACCTTTTCCACTTTGATTACTCTGGTGTTGGTGCCCGTGGTCTACACCATCTTTGACGACCTGGGCGCCGGAATTCGCCGCCGCTTGGGCGGCACCCGGGCAGTGGAGCAAACGGCTAATACTACAGCGTAA
- a CDS encoding aldehyde ferredoxin oxidoreductase family protein, which produces MTYSGGYTGKILHVNLSSGHCKTEEPEQKMALQYLGGAGFNIFLLRQLLKPDCHAFSPDNVLVFSTGPFVGTTIPTACRTEASALSPATGLLGTSNSGHYWGGELKAAGYDSLVLEGRAEKPVYLLIADGEVKIMPAEQLWGKDTWETINLLRQKHHDPGLQVAAIGPAGENLVVYASIENGPFDAWARTGLGAVMGSKNLKAIAVKGNRGVKAARPRELSRLVSKTRQVIEASPFYQPFCKYGTMLITLPYHEFGILPGRNYQCGQLANWIETRSRKVMHRYTHRSVACQACNIACAHWVEIKEGPYRGLQLKDMEVTPVIGFGAACDIGSLDAIAALTASCQKLGLDMVSAAGCLAFAMELAQRGMWPAEAGPAPLWGDTTGAQRLLEQIAFRQGIGDILARGVKRAAEHFPGSREFAIHVKGLECVLADPRGRWSTWTVGYLTNIRGGDHLRTRNPVENLRYNQNPLPYRSERFGFPPAMLENLDMDPALKSQLFNRERDDVLIPQMAAWSENLISVYNCLGMCIRPPVLHTVGPTLLAELYSALTGLPVTPAEIMRAGERVYNAQKLFNLARGEKPADSDFPPRFYRQPLMGGPNQGKILDRARVQQALQEYYACRGWDPRSGIPSQQKLRELDLLDPEH; this is translated from the coding sequence ATGACTTACAGCGGAGGTTACACAGGTAAAATCCTGCATGTAAATCTGAGCAGCGGGCACTGTAAAACAGAAGAGCCAGAACAGAAGATGGCCTTACAATATCTAGGCGGAGCGGGCTTTAACATTTTCCTGCTGCGCCAGCTATTAAAACCGGATTGCCACGCTTTCAGCCCGGACAATGTGCTGGTGTTCAGCACCGGCCCTTTTGTGGGCACCACCATCCCCACGGCCTGCCGTACCGAAGCCTCGGCCCTCTCCCCCGCCACCGGACTTTTGGGCACCAGCAATTCGGGCCACTACTGGGGTGGCGAGCTAAAAGCGGCCGGGTATGACAGTCTGGTGCTGGAAGGTAGGGCAGAAAAACCGGTTTACCTGCTAATCGCTGACGGTGAGGTAAAAATAATGCCGGCGGAGCAGCTATGGGGTAAAGATACCTGGGAAACCATCAACCTTTTACGCCAGAAGCATCATGATCCCGGCCTGCAGGTAGCCGCCATCGGCCCGGCAGGAGAAAACCTGGTAGTCTATGCCAGCATTGAAAACGGTCCCTTTGACGCGTGGGCCCGCACCGGACTGGGTGCGGTTATGGGCAGCAAAAACCTGAAAGCCATTGCCGTCAAGGGCAACAGGGGAGTAAAAGCAGCCCGGCCCCGGGAACTTTCCCGCCTGGTGAGCAAGACCCGTCAGGTCATTGAAGCCTCGCCGTTTTACCAGCCTTTTTGCAAATACGGTACCATGCTGATCACCCTGCCCTATCACGAATTTGGCATATTACCCGGGCGCAACTATCAATGCGGCCAGCTGGCCAACTGGATCGAGACCCGCAGCCGCAAGGTCATGCACCGTTACACCCACCGCAGCGTTGCCTGCCAGGCCTGTAATATCGCCTGTGCCCACTGGGTGGAAATAAAAGAAGGCCCCTACCGGGGCCTCCAGCTCAAGGACATGGAAGTGACACCGGTAATTGGCTTCGGCGCCGCCTGTGACATCGGCAGTCTGGACGCCATCGCCGCGCTGACAGCATCCTGCCAAAAGCTGGGTCTGGATATGGTCTCGGCCGCCGGCTGTCTGGCCTTTGCCATGGAACTGGCCCAGCGCGGTATGTGGCCGGCCGAGGCCGGACCTGCACCACTTTGGGGCGATACAACCGGCGCCCAGCGCTTACTTGAACAAATCGCCTTCCGGCAGGGCATAGGCGACATTCTGGCCCGGGGCGTCAAACGGGCAGCAGAGCACTTCCCAGGCAGCCGGGAATTTGCCATCCATGTGAAGGGGCTGGAGTGCGTGCTGGCCGACCCGCGCGGCCGCTGGTCCACCTGGACCGTGGGCTATCTCACCAACATCCGGGGCGGCGACCACCTGCGCACCCGCAACCCGGTGGAGAACCTGCGCTACAATCAAAACCCCCTGCCCTACCGCAGTGAAAGGTTTGGTTTTCCGCCCGCTATGCTGGAAAACCTGGATATGGATCCGGCTTTAAAAAGCCAGCTGTTCAACAGGGAGCGGGATGATGTCTTGATACCGCAGATGGCCGCCTGGTCGGAAAACTTAATCTCGGTTTACAACTGCCTGGGCATGTGTATCAGGCCGCCCGTCCTGCATACCGTGGGGCCCACCCTGCTGGCCGAACTGTACAGCGCCCTGACCGGTCTGCCTGTAACACCGGCCGAGATAATGCGAGCCGGTGAGAGAGTTTACAATGCCCAAAAGCTGTTCAACCTGGCCAGGGGAGAAAAACCGGCGGACAGCGACTTTCCGCCCCGCTTTTACAGACAACCGCTTATGGGCGGTCCAAACCAGGGCAAGATACTGGACCGGGCCCGGGTCCAACAAGCCCTGCAGGAATACTACGCCTGCCGGGGCTGGGATCCCCGGAGCGGTATTCCCAGTCAGCAGAAACTGCGTGAGCTGGATCTCCTCGACCCTGAACATTAA
- a CDS encoding heme o synthase, with protein sequence MVGKSGQITGVSGPARQELVDKIKSYVEVTKPRSVFLLVFTALATMIVALPPQPLSLLHWTKAVLAIILACSGVNAVSCYVDRDIDAVMERTRHRPIPSGRIAPPYKALYWGLLQFALALALAAWINWLAFTCILLGMLGYVGVYSLWLKRRSSWNIILGGFSGGLPVLFGWAAVRGEISWLAVLLALLVVFWIPNHIWNLAIFFREDYRRVGVPMLPVVCAVRRTLFFILLTVVAMLVLSLAVYRVGGMGPVYYWTALISGLAVLAGNLYLYFNCDNKSAWWLYKLSSPYLFLLFLALIIDKWVR encoded by the coding sequence ATGGTGGGTAAATCCGGACAGATTACCGGTGTATCCGGACCGGCCCGTCAAGAATTAGTTGACAAAATAAAGAGTTATGTCGAGGTGACCAAACCCCGTTCTGTTTTTCTGCTGGTTTTTACCGCCCTGGCTACCATGATCGTAGCGTTGCCACCCCAGCCCCTGTCATTGCTCCACTGGACCAAGGCTGTTCTGGCTATTATACTGGCCTGCTCCGGTGTAAACGCCGTCAGTTGTTATGTGGACCGGGACATTGACGCCGTGATGGAGCGGACGCGCCACCGCCCCATTCCTTCCGGGCGGATTGCTCCACCGTACAAGGCTTTGTATTGGGGTCTGCTGCAATTTGCCCTGGCCCTGGCCCTGGCCGCCTGGATCAACTGGCTGGCCTTTACCTGTATTTTGCTTGGTATGCTGGGTTATGTGGGCGTTTACAGCCTGTGGCTGAAGCGTCGCAGCAGCTGGAACATTATCCTGGGCGGTTTTAGTGGCGGTCTGCCGGTTCTTTTCGGCTGGGCGGCGGTGCGGGGGGAAATCTCTTGGCTGGCAGTGTTGCTGGCACTTTTAGTGGTGTTCTGGATTCCCAACCATATCTGGAATTTGGCCATCTTTTTCCGCGAAGACTACCGCCGGGTGGGCGTACCCATGCTGCCGGTCGTCTGCGCCGTGCGGCGGACGCTGTTCTTCATACTGCTCACAGTTGTGGCCATGCTGGTTCTTTCCCTGGCTGTTTACCGGGTGGGAGGTATGGGGCCGGTGTATTATTGGACGGCTCTGATCAGCGGCCTGGCTGTTCTGGCTGGTAATTTGTACCTGTACTTTAACTGTGACAATAAATCGGCCTGGTGGCTGTACAAGCTTTCCAGTCCCTATCTTTTTCTGCTTTTCCTGGCATTAATCATTGACAAATGGGTAAGGTAA